From Cucumis melo cultivar AY chromosome 1, USDA_Cmelo_AY_1.0, whole genome shotgun sequence, a single genomic window includes:
- the LOC103492763 gene encoding uncharacterized protein LOC103492763, with translation MGNVTSVVSGVGKVVLSNGSIQEFNEPFTVAELMLEHPRQVVVEISKSTVVGKRPTPLPADEKLNSNKVYMMLPIRGGKPASLSSEDIRRVLLCANSALRSRSLLLSSSKVLPWFARACTATTTVTTTTTREYRAEIKKELDVVKMEGEEVGWETAEGRPEYLSRQLSGRGWKPSLDTIKEKKIEKKLSHWLFNF, from the exons ATGGGAAACGTCACCTCCGTCGTCTCCGGTGTCGGGAAAGTTGTTCTCTCCAACGGTTCCATTCAAGAATTCAATGAGCCGTTCACAGTGGCTGAGTTGATGCTTGAACATCCACGTCAAGTTGTCGTCGAGATTTCCAAAAGTACCGTCGTAGGAAAACGACCGACTCCATTGCCAGCGGATGAAAAACTCAACTCGAACAAG GTCTATATGATGCTACCCATAAGAGGAGGCAAGCCAGCATCACTGTCGTCGGAAGACATCCGTCGTGTTCTTCTATGTGCGAACTCAGCCTTACGGTCTCGCTCTCTCCTCCTTTCATCTTCTAAGGTTCTCCCTTGGTTTGCAAGGGCATGCACGGCAACCACGACGGTGACAACAACGACAACGAGAGAGTACCGAGCGGAGATTAAAAAGGAATTAGATGTTGTGAAGATGGAAGGAGAGGAAGTTGGATGGGAAACGGCGGAGGGGAGGCCGGAGTATTTGAGCAGACAGTTATCGGGCAGAGGTTGGAAGCCAAGTTTGGATACAATTAAGGAGAAGAAAATTGAGAAGAAACTTTCTCATTGGTTGTTCAACTTTTGA